Part of the Thermococcus sp. 18S1 genome, ACTCTTTCACGGCCCATGAGGTGGTTAAAATTGGCAATCAAACCTTTGAGAGTTATGTAACCTTCATAAAGCCTGACAAAATCGCCCGAGCTGATTATATAAACGGATCACTGGTTCAGAAGGTTGTTATTGAAAACAACACTCAGAAAGTCATAACGGCGAACGGGACGTTTTTCTTAAACGCCACACTTGATGACGTCAACGCCCTTGACCCCTTCGTTGCGATACTGAACAACCTTGACTCCTTCAACGTCACGTGGGAAGGAGACACCCTGTTTCTCAAACCAAAGGCTGAAGGAGAGCCAACCTATGAGGTTGAACTCAACGGAAAACTGCCTGAGAGAATCACAATAAAGCAAGCTGGACTGGCGATTGTGGTGGAGTACAAGACGATTGAGGTGGCAAAATAGCGTAAACGTTTATTTCCATGGTCCTTTCTCTTCATATGGGTCATGTTTGTTTTTGGCGATAGAGCGTTTGGTTCTTACTGGGGTATGCATCTATGTTTCTTGGGAAGTTGTGGGATAAAGATTTTATATCTGGTCTTTTAATGACCTGTGGTGGCCTTTGATGGATAAGAAAGTATTTTTGGTGGCAATGGTACTCTTGATGGGTTCAGCACTAAGTTTTACCAGCGCCTACGAGTTCCAGGCCTACGGCTACGTCACCAAGGTCGTCGATGGCGACACCGTGTGGTTCCACTCCTACTACGGCTACAGGGCTGGGGAAACCTTCAAAGTCCGCTTCGCCGACATAAACGCACCTGAGATATACACCGACGAGGGCAAGGAATCGAAGGCCGCCCTGGAGTGGCTCTTTGACACGTACGGCTACTATGTCTACCTCGACGTCGATGACGTCTACGAAACCGACCGTTACGGCAGGGTCGTTGCCGTCGTCTATCTCCCGTTCTGGTACTACGGCTACGCACTCAACGTCAATGAGTGGCTTGTCGAGAGCGGCTACGCGAGCATCTGGGACCACTACAACGAGTTCAACCCGTACTCCTGGAGCCTCTGGGTTCCAATTTGAGGTTTTTCTCTTCTCCGACACCTTTTTAACTTCCAGGGGAAACACACCCCTTTAAAAGAGGTGGTGATCATGAGCATTCTCATCAAAAACGGCCGCGTTATCTACGGGGATGGCTTTGAGGTCGTTGAGGCTGACGTTCTCATCGAAGAAAACCGCATCGTTAAAGTGGCCAAGAACATTACCGAGGCCGCGGATACCGTCATAGACGCAAAAGGGAAGGTTGTTTCTCCGGGCTTCGTGAACCTGCATACCCACTCCCCGATGGGCCTCTTCCGCGGGCTGGCCGACGATCTGCCTCTCATGGACTGGCTCCAGAACCACATATGGCCAAGGGAGGCGAAGCTCACGAGGGGGTACACCAAGGTTGGGGCCTACCTCGGCGCGCTGGAGATGATAAAGACCGGAACGACGGCTTTTCTCGACATGTATTTCTTCATGGACGCCGTTGCCGAAGTCGTGGAGGAATCCGGCCTCCGGGGCTACCTCTCCTACGGAATGATAGACCTCGGCGACCCCGAGAAGACTGAGAAGGAGATAAAAGAGGCCCTCCGTACGATGGAGTTCATCGATAAGCTCGGCTCCGACAGGGTTCACTTCGTCTTCGGGCCCCACGCGCCCTACACCTGCTCGATAGCCCTGCTCAAGGAGGTCAGGAAGCTGGCGAACGAGCACGGGAAGATGATAACGATCCACGTCAGCGAGACGATGGCAGAGATAGGCCAGATAACCGAGCGCTACGGCAAGAGTCCGGTTGTTCTGCTCGACGAGATTGGCTTCCTGGGGAGGGACGTCATCATAGCCCACGGAGTCTGGCTCGACAGCAGGGACATACAGATACTCGCGAGGAACGGCGTCACTGTCGCCCACAACCCCGGCTCAAACATGAAGCTCGCGAGCGGTGTGATGCCGTTGCAGAGGCTCATCAACGCCGGTGTAAACGTTGGCCTCGGAACGGACGGCAGTGCTAGCAACAACAACCTCGACATGCTCGACGAGATGAAGCTGGCCGCTCTGCTCCACAAGGTCCACAACCTCGACCCGACGGTGGCGGATGCGATGACCGTCTTCAAGATGGCCACAGTAAACGGTGCCCGAGCCCTTCGCCTTAACGCCGGCGTCATAAAGGAGGGCTACCTGGCGGATGTAGTAATCATCGACTTTAACCAGCCCCACCTCCGCCCCGTGAACAACGTGGTTAGCCACCTCGTCTACTCGGCCAGCGGAAACGACGTTGAGACAACGATAGTGGACGGAAAAATCCTCATGCTCGACCGCGAGGTCCTCACGCTCGACGAGGAAAGAATCCTAGATGAGGCTGAAAAAACGATAGGAAAGCTGGCTTAGCTCAGAGGCTGGCCAGCCAGTCCGGGTCGAGGTTTACCCTCTTTTCCCTCCATGTCCTGAGCGCCCTGTACATCGCCGCCCCAGCGATGGCTGAGAGAACGCTCGCGAGGCCGGTTGTGAGACCGTCAATCAGGCCCGCCAGCAGGGCCCCAGTGAAGCCTCTGGCAACGAGGGAGGTCATGAAAACAAGCCCTCCGGCCGCGGCCCCGATGCCGATGATAATGGCCCCCATAAGTGCTCCGAAGACGAAAACCTCTCTCGCATTGTCCAGGGCGGTTCCGATGATTCCCAGCCCTTCCCCGAAATCCTTGGTCCATATGTACGCTGGAATCATCATGGTGATTATCCCCATCAGGAAGATCGCAGGGGGCAGTCCAAGCAGCGCCGCTATCACGTACTTCGTTGTTCCGGAGAGGGCGTAGTACGCCAGTATCGCGGGGAAGAGCATGAGGCCGCCGACTATGAGGATGACGATTCCGTAAACCATGCCCACCAGGAGGACCATTATCCCCCCTGTCACGGACTCCCTTATGAGGGCCGGCTCCTCGAAGGGTATGCCCTTTTTGTGATGGTAGAATGCCCTGGTAGGGTAGTAGAGGACTGTGAGTCTGATGAGCAGGGCTATAAGGGCGAGTAGAACCGCGATGCCGATGCTGAAATCGGGACTGTATGCTACCAGCTCCACATTTGAATCGAGTCCGGAGATGGCCATGAGCGCACCGGCTATCCCCGACGCCGCAACGGGGTACCTCCATAGCTTTTTGTCCTCGGAAATGGATGTAATGGCTTCCGTCAGTGCCTCGAATGCCCTCATCCCACCACCACTGTTCCTGGGGGCCCCATCGTATTTAACGTTTACTGTTTTAAGTTGTATGTTGTGAAATGAGATGTTGAGTAACAACCCGCGCAACTGTTAAAATCGGTCGTGAGTAATCGGTAAAACGGTGATTGGGGTGCCGTCCTTTGAGATAGTCCGTGGGGACATAACCCGCTTTCCGGCAGAGGTCATAGTGAACGCCGCCAATAAGTACCTGGAACACGGCGGTGGCGTCGCCTACGCCATAGCTAAAGCCGCCGCTGGAAACGCCCGCGAGTACATCAGAATAAGCAAGGAGGCGATGAGGGAGCAGCTCGGAAAGGATTCCATCGATCACGGCGAGGTAGTCGTGACCCCCGCGATGAGGCTTGAGGAACACGGAATCAGGTACGTCATCCACACGGTCGGGCCCTACTGCGGCGGCGTCTGGGACGGGGATAAGAAGGAGAAGCTCCGAAAGGCAATTATGGGGGCGCTGAGGAAGGCCGACGAGCTCGGTATCAAAACGATAGCATTTCCTGCCATAAGCGCCGGAATCTACGGCTGTCCGCTGGAGGAGGTCGTGAGGACTTTCAAAGAAACCGTTGAGGAGTTCTCGAGGGAAGCGAGGAGCGTGGAAAGGGTTTATCTGGTGCTGTATTCGAGGGACGCATACCGGACTGCGTTAAGTGTTTTGGGTTGAATCGAATGTCAAAAATGTTATAAGTTTCTGAATTTATCATTTATCTTGGGGGTAATAGTGGCCTCCTCCTGTGAAGGAACCGTCAAGCGGATTGCAGTCGGTTTGATACTGCTGTATCTGACGGGCTTTTTAATCCTCTATTATGCCATCAGGAAGCTGATATGTCTATCTGCGGATTGCAGCGGTTACTCTGGACCCTTCGCTTCAATGAGCCCTGTTTACGGGCTGGACATGGCGGTGGCGGTTTTTGTAGTTGGAACTCTGTTTCTACTTGTGATGCTATACCTGAGCTTCGGTTTTGATGGGGCTCCCTCTGAGAACGAAATGGATGAAGATGAGAAAACATCCGCTGTGGAAGACCGTTCAGATTTGGAAGGGTGAAATTGAATGTCTTTGGAACTTGGAGCCTATGCTATTTGGTTCTTTTTTGAGTTTACCCCCCGTTTCTCCTCTCGGTGTTGCTGGTTATTGGGGGCAATAACTGAAAACGATTTAACATGTTGGACCTAAGCACTCACGGTGGTGCCGATGCGAATTGAGGACGTTTACATCTGGGACATCAACGCCAAGTGGCTCGGTATAACCCCTTACCAGCTCATGGAGAACGCGGGAGCAGGCGTCGCAAAAACGGTTGAGGAGCGCTTTGGGAAGGGCCTCAAGATAGCCGTCTTCTCCGGCACCGGAAACAATGGCGGAGACGGCTTCGTCGTTGCCAGACACCTGAGCTTCGAGAACGATGTCACGCTCTTCCTTGTCGGGGATGAGGCGAAGATAAGGAGCGAGGAGGCAAAACACAACTGGGAAATCCTGAAGGGCCTTGACTTCGTGAAAATCCGGGTTCTCAAGGATTCTGCCTACATAAAGGGGCTTGACCTGAGCGGTTACGACGTCATCGTAGACGCCCTCCTCGGTGCAGGCACAAGGGGCGAGCCGCGCGAACCGATACGCTCGGCCATCGGGAAGATAAACGAATATGTGGGGAGGGCGAAGATAGTTAGCGTTGACCTGCCGAGCGGTTATCCGAGCGATGTCCGCATCAAGGCCGACTTCGCGGTGACCTTCCAGTGGGACAAGGAGGAGTATGAGGGCTTCGAGCGCGTTGTGGTCAAGATAGGCTATCCAAAGGAGCTCTACCACCTCGTTGGTCCCGGCGATGCAAAGTTTGCTTTAAGGAAGAAGGGCGAGCACAAGGGCCAGAACGGCAAACTGCTCATCATCGGCGGCAGTGGGGACTACTACGGCGCGCCCTATCTGGCTTCCAAAGGAGCAAGCTACATCGTTGACCTCGTTTACCTCGCGATGCCCTCCGAGCCGGCGAAGAGGATAAACGACCCCGATTTGATTCTAAGGCCCTTCCCGGGCGAGAACTTCTTGACCGAGCACCTTGATGGCCTGCTCGAGCTGGCCGAAAAAGCGGACGCCGTCGTCATCGGCCCCGGAATTGGCCTCGCAGGGGAAACTGGGGAGTTCGTGAGGGAATTCATCAAGCGTTGCGAAAAGCCGATGGTCATAGATGCTGACGGATTAAAGGCAGTGGCCGAGGATTTGAGCGTTCTCAACGGCAAGACCTTCATCCTGACGCCCCATGCGGGTGAGTTCGCGGTTCTCTTCGGCGTGAAGCCCGGGGGCTCGCTCGTGGAGAAGGCCGAGGTAGTGACGGAGAAGGCCGGCGAGGTCGGCGGCGTTGTCCTTCTCAAAGGTGCCTACGACATCATCAGTGACGGAAAGACCTGGAAGTACAACAGGACTGGGAACAGGGGCATGACGACCGGTGGGACCGGCGATGTCCTGGCGGGTCTCGTTGGTGCACTCCTCGCGCTCGGCAACGAACCGCTGAGGGCCGCTTCCGCTGGAGCCTTCCTCAACGGCCTCGCCGGGGATATGGTGAAGGAAGAGCTCGGCGAGAACTTCACCGCTTTGGAGGTTGCGAAGAAGGTGCCGCACGCGGTTAGGTGGGTGATGGAGTTCTGAGGTGGTACGATGGGACGTTTTTTGAAGGCCTTCCTTTTTCTTGCCGTTGCCTCCCTGGTCATGGTTTCCGTTCTTGTCCTCTCTCCGGGGGAGAAGTACCGGGTGGATGTCGAGGCCCACTTCGGCTCTCCCCTTGAGTTCGAGGGCGCGGAGCTTATGGCCGGCTATCCCAACGAGGTTACCCACGTGGCGCTTTTCAGGTTCAGGCGCTCCGGCGGGGGTGAGGGGGACTTCCGGCTCGTGAGAGCCTTTGACCTTCCCATCGATTACGTGGTGGCTGAGATACGCGACGGAGACGTGCTCTACTGCAGGGCGGTCTTTGAGGGCGGACGCTTCGTCCTCGACGACGGGCACTGTTTCCCGACCCTTGAAGACGCCCTCAGGAGGAGGGTAACCCTGAGTTCCTGCATCAACGGCACCTACCTCGGCTACAAAATTGAAAGGGACTCCATCGTTTACTTTCTCTTCCAGGCCTCAAACGAGACGACCTGCGTGAACGAGAGCGTTGAGGTCCTTGGAAGAACGTGGGGGATTTTCGTGGAGATAACCGGGACGAACGGGACCCTCATTTGCCCGGTGGAGGTCATCAACGGGACGTATCTCACCGACGAGGTCGTGGCTGTGGACGAAGGGCTGTGCGGGTGATGAAAATGGCCTCCGAAAACACGGTTCGGGTGCTCATGTCGGTTCTGGCCGTTATCCTTGCGGTCGCCGTCCTCGCGGTTAGGGGGCTTTCCCCTGAGACGATGCTCGTTCTGGTCCTTCTCTGGGTTGCGGGTGCCCTCCTCCCCCGCGCCTGGGAGTTCCGGAACGGGAAACTGGAGGGGGCCTTTTTACTCAGGAACGTCCTTCTGTATACCGCTTTGGTGGTTCTCTGTGGGGCGGAGTACCTGCTCCTTGAGGGGACTGTTTACGGCATCTCGAAAGAGATGGCGATGTTCCTCACGGCCTGGCTTCTCAGTGGGGTTTTTGAGTTCCTCTGGCCCGGATTCGCGAGAAAGGGAGCCAATCAAGTGTCGTCGTAAACAGAAACGAGAAGAATGGAAACAACTGGGTGGGAGACCTCAGCCCACCCCACAGTAGCTCCAGACGGAGTATCCGTACTGGCCGTTGGCCGGGTCGTGGGCTGGGGCCTCGAGGTAGACCCAGCCGCTGGAGGAGACGTACTTGTCAATCCAGCCGCCGAGGTTGCCGGTGTACTCGTGTATGCAGGAGCCTGTGAACTTCGGAACGTAGACCCACCTTCCGGTCTTGCTCGAGCCTAGGTTGATGTATGTTATAAGCCCCGGCTTGCTTCCGTAGCCGTTTCTCACGAATATCAGCTCGTCGCTGTCGTAGTAGACTATGTCGGTGCTTCCACCGGCGAGGTGGTCGTGTATCCAGATGAGGTTCTTGAGCCTGTCCTTGTTGAGCCACTCCTCGTAGTCGCGGTAGAATATTGTTGGCTGTCCCTCGTAGGTGAGAATGAAGGCGTATGCCGGGTACTTGTTCCAGATTATGTCGGTGTCGTGGTTGGCGACGAAGGTCACCGCCTTGAAGGGGTCGCGGCTGACGACGGTGCCGCCGTTCTTGAGGGCGTCGACGAGGGCAGGTATGTTGTTGTTATCGAAGGCCTCGTCCATCTTGTAGTAGAGCGGGAAGTCGAAGACCTTGGCGTTGCTGTCGTAGGCCCAGCCCAGGAGCGCATCGACGTTGGTGTCCCAGTACTCTCCAACTGCCCAGCCGCCCCACCAGTTCAGCCAGTCCTTGACGACCCACGCTCCATAGCCCTTGACGTAGTCGAAGCGCCAGGCGTCGATGCCGATGCTCCGGAGGTAGGCCGCGTAGCTCTCCTGGCTGGCCCAGAGCCAGTACTGGTCCCAGCTCTTGTCGTGGCATATGTCGGGATAGCCACCGAAGGTTCCGGAGTCACAGCAGTGGAGCTCGTTCGGGTGGAAGTCGAGGTAGTTGGCCGTGTATTTGCCCGACGCGACCTTCGAGAAGTCGGTCCAGGTGTAGTCGTTCACGAAGGGGTTCCACTCCAGGTCGCCGCCGGCGCGGTGGTTGATGACTATATCGGCTATCACCTTCATGTTGTAGGCGTGGGCGGTGTTTATCATGTTTATGAGCTCCTGCTTTGAGCCGAAGCGGGTCTCGACGGTTCCCTTCTGGTAGTACTCGCCGAGGTCGAAGTAGTCGTAGGGGTCGTAGCCCATCGAGTAGCCGCCGCTCATGCCCTTGCTCGCGGGGGGAATCCATATCGCCGAAATCCCCGCGCTCGCCCAGTCGGGTATCTTCTGGGCTATCGTGTCCCACCAGATTCCCCCGCCAGGGACGTCCCAGTAGAAGGCCTGCATTATAACGCCGCCGTTCTCGAGCGTCTCCGCCTTCGCGGGAACCGCGGAAACGCTGAGAACTACCAGAAGTACGAGAAGTGCAACCAACGCTTTCCTGGCCATGGCAATCACCACCGGATGGTCAGGATATATCACCGATGGTGAAATATTTAAACTTTGCCACTATTGTTCATTGTGGAACGTAAAAGAACACCGAACTGATTATCAGAAATGAAACATCCCGTTTCAACGCTGGGTTTTCTCTCCTAGAACTGGCCTTTTGGAGTCGGTTGAAAAGAAAGGGTGGGATAACAAGGCTCAGTCGTCTTCAATCATCCCTCGGGCCTCTTGGGCCTTTCCGCACAGTTCGCAGCTCTGCATGAAGACGAGCATGTTGAGGAGGTGGAAGAGCTCTATCTCCGTGAGTTCCACTCCCGCCTGGGATATTCTCTTGAGAACTGGCTGAGAGTTGATCTCCACTTCATCCAGGACCTTTTTGGCTAGCTTTACCAGCTCTGCCCTGTTTTTTATCCTGAAACCCGCTTTCTCTAGGATCTGCACGAGTTTTTCGGCCTCCACCTGGAGGTACGCCTGTCTGAATTTCTCTATGCTCTCGTCTGGGTCTGCCTTGATGAGGAACAGCCTGGCGGCCCTGGAGTAGACCCTCTCGTTTCCGTGGGCCTCTAGTTCCTCAACGAGTCCCGCTTTCTCCAGGGTCTTGATATGGCGGTAGACCGTTGTCCTGTCCTTTTCCAGAGCGTCACTCAGTTCGTTTATGGTCATGGGTCTCTGTCTGAGGAGCTGGAGAATCCTGAAGCGTGTCTCTTCTGAGAGCACCTTCACCTTCTCGGGTTCGGTGATTATCAAAACTTCCCTCACTCAGTACTCCTCCAGCTTGTCCTGGGGGGTTTCTCCCTCCTCAACGATCTTCCTACCCGCCGCAACCATGTCTATGCTGTGCACCACGCCGCCGAACTCCTCTATCGTCCTGACTATCTCGTCGTAGTCGAGGTTGTCGCCGGCCATCGTTATCTTGACGTTCTCCGTCTCCTTGTCTATCTCGACGAGGGTTATGTTGACCCCATCGACCCCATCGAGCTCGCTGAGTCCGAGCGCCAGCTCCGTCACCATCGGCTGGTGCGGTTTAAGCACGTCCAGAACCAGTAACCTTATCCCCTTTGCCATATCCCATCGCTTCCCCTTTCTGGGAGTTATTTTTTAAGTATTTCTCCCAGCTTTTTCAAAAGCGCCAGGGTCTCCTCGTCGCGACCCATCCTGGCCATGGCCAGCCACTCGATGGCGTGGATGATGTCCTCGTTGGAGAAGTCCTTAAGTGCCTCTTCGTTGGCCTCGATCTCCTTGGAGATGTCCGTTTTGTACTCGTGCTCTTTCTTGAGGAGCTCATCCATCGTGTTGAGCAGCTCGTCGTCATCAAACTCATAGCCAAGGGCTTTGAATATCTCCAGCTTTATCTTGAGCCTTGAGCGGGCGAAGTAGCGGAGCTCCTCGTCTCCGAGGTACATGTTGATGTAGAAGGCATCGGCCGTTCTTCCGTAGTACTTCTCCACCAGGTTGCCCTTCATCTCGGTCCTCTTGACCTCAACCAGACCGGCCTCCTTGAGCTTCTCGATGTGGTGGTATATCGTCTGGGGCGTCTTGCCCAGTATCTCGCTCAGCTGGGAGATGGTCATCTCCTTGTTGCGGAGCAGTCCGAGTATCTTCCTTCTCGTGTCCTCGAGCATCAGCTTTATGACCTCTGGGTCAGTTATGACCTTCACTTTCGCCATTTCCACCACCCAATTTAAACGTTCTAATGCTTCTTTTAACGTTATGGCATATAACCCTTTTGCTTTCCCCGGTAGCTTTATATATGTAAAGGGCACGGTTCATTAAGAACCATGGCTGGACAAAATATCCACTTCCCCGGATGTACCCATCTGGGGAGGAAGGCTTAAATATGGGCTCCCGAAAAACCTTCGGAGGTGGACAAGATGGAGGCTCCAAAGCTCGATTTCCTGTTTTATCCAAAGAGCGTCGCGGTCATCGGGGCGTCAAACGTCCCCGGAAAGATAGGAAACTCGATAATGCGCTCGATAACGCTCAAATTCGACGGAAAGGTCTACGCCGTCAACGTCAAGGGCGGCGAGGTCGAGGTCAACGGGAAGAAGTTCCAGGTCTACAGGAGCATTAAGGAGATACCGGACGATGTTGACGTCGCGGTCATAGCGGTTCCCGCGAAGTTCGTTCCCGACGTCATAGACGAGTGCGGCGAGA contains:
- a CDS encoding NAD(P)H-hydrate dehydratase; amino-acid sequence: MRIEDVYIWDINAKWLGITPYQLMENAGAGVAKTVEERFGKGLKIAVFSGTGNNGGDGFVVARHLSFENDVTLFLVGDEAKIRSEEAKHNWEILKGLDFVKIRVLKDSAYIKGLDLSGYDVIVDALLGAGTRGEPREPIRSAIGKINEYVGRAKIVSVDLPSGYPSDVRIKADFAVTFQWDKEEYEGFERVVVKIGYPKELYHLVGPGDAKFALRKKGEHKGQNGKLLIIGGSGDYYGAPYLASKGASYIVDLVYLAMPSEPAKRINDPDLILRPFPGENFLTEHLDGLLELAEKADAVVIGPGIGLAGETGEFVREFIKRCEKPMVIDADGLKAVAEDLSVLNGKTFILTPHAGEFAVLFGVKPGGSLVEKAEVVTEKAGEVGGVVLLKGAYDIISDGKTWKYNRTGNRGMTTGGTGDVLAGLVGALLALGNEPLRAASAGAFLNGLAGDMVKEELGENFTALEVAKKVPHAVRWVMEF
- a CDS encoding winged helix-turn-helix domain-containing protein — its product is MREVLIITEPEKVKVLSEETRFRILQLLRQRPMTINELSDALEKDRTTVYRHIKTLEKAGLVEELEAHGNERVYSRAARLFLIKADPDESIEKFRQAYLQVEAEKLVQILEKAGFRIKNRAELVKLAKKVLDEVEINSQPVLKRISQAGVELTEIELFHLLNMLVFMQSCELCGKAQEARGMIEDD
- a CDS encoding DUF211 domain-containing protein, which produces MAKGIRLLVLDVLKPHQPMVTELALGLSELDGVDGVNITLVEIDKETENVKITMAGDNLDYDEIVRTIEEFGGVVHSIDMVAAGRKIVEEGETPQDKLEEY
- a CDS encoding [protein ADP-ribosylglutamate] hydrolase, with protein sequence MPSFEIVRGDITRFPAEVIVNAANKYLEHGGGVAYAIAKAAAGNAREYIRISKEAMREQLGKDSIDHGEVVVTPAMRLEEHGIRYVIHTVGPYCGGVWDGDKKEKLRKAIMGALRKADELGIKTIAFPAISAGIYGCPLEEVVRTFKETVEEFSREARSVERVYLVLYSRDAYRTALSVLG
- a CDS encoding alpha-amylase; protein product: MARKALVALLVLLVVLSVSAVPAKAETLENGGVIMQAFYWDVPGGGIWWDTIAQKIPDWASAGISAIWIPPASKGMSGGYSMGYDPYDYFDLGEYYQKGTVETRFGSKQELINMINTAHAYNMKVIADIVINHRAGGDLEWNPFVNDYTWTDFSKVASGKYTANYLDFHPNELHCCDSGTFGGYPDICHDKSWDQYWLWASQESYAAYLRSIGIDAWRFDYVKGYGAWVVKDWLNWWGGWAVGEYWDTNVDALLGWAYDSNAKVFDFPLYYKMDEAFDNNNIPALVDALKNGGTVVSRDPFKAVTFVANHDTDIIWNKYPAYAFILTYEGQPTIFYRDYEEWLNKDRLKNLIWIHDHLAGGSTDIVYYDSDELIFVRNGYGSKPGLITYINLGSSKTGRWVYVPKFTGSCIHEYTGNLGGWIDKYVSSSGWVYLEAPAHDPANGQYGYSVWSYCGVG
- a CDS encoding thermonuclease family protein; the protein is MDKKVFLVAMVLLMGSALSFTSAYEFQAYGYVTKVVDGDTVWFHSYYGYRAGETFKVRFADINAPEIYTDEGKESKAALEWLFDTYGYYVYLDVDDVYETDRYGRVVAVVYLPFWYYGYALNVNEWLVESGYASIWDHYNEFNPYSWSLWVPI
- a CDS encoding amidohydrolase family protein produces the protein MSILIKNGRVIYGDGFEVVEADVLIEENRIVKVAKNITEAADTVIDAKGKVVSPGFVNLHTHSPMGLFRGLADDLPLMDWLQNHIWPREAKLTRGYTKVGAYLGALEMIKTGTTAFLDMYFFMDAVAEVVEESGLRGYLSYGMIDLGDPEKTEKEIKEALRTMEFIDKLGSDRVHFVFGPHAPYTCSIALLKEVRKLANEHGKMITIHVSETMAEIGQITERYGKSPVVLLDEIGFLGRDVIIAHGVWLDSRDIQILARNGVTVAHNPGSNMKLASGVMPLQRLINAGVNVGLGTDGSASNNNLDMLDEMKLAALLHKVHNLDPTVADAMTVFKMATVNGARALRLNAGVIKEGYLADVVIIDFNQPHLRPVNNVVSHLVYSASGNDVETTIVDGKILMLDREVLTLDEERILDEAEKTIGKLA
- a CDS encoding winged helix-turn-helix domain-containing protein, encoding MAKVKVITDPEVIKLMLEDTRRKILGLLRNKEMTISQLSEILGKTPQTIYHHIEKLKEAGLVEVKRTEMKGNLVEKYYGRTADAFYINMYLGDEELRYFARSRLKIKLEIFKALGYEFDDDELLNTMDELLKKEHEYKTDISKEIEANEEALKDFSNEDIIHAIEWLAMARMGRDEETLALLKKLGEILKK